The nucleotide window CGCTCTGGTTCAAGAGCGTAAGAAGGAATATCAAGGCTCTCTTCATCATTTCCATCTTTATAAACATCGGAATGTGGTTCGAGAGATTCAACATTATCGTCATATCGCTTTCACGAGGATTCGATCCGGCGTCCTGGGGTATATATAAAGTGTCCTGGGTCGAAATCGGTATCACGCTCGGGAGCTTTGCATGGTTCTTCATGTTCTTCCTTATATTCATCAAGACGCTCCCGGCTGTGTCCATCGCCGAAATGAAAGAGATTCTGCCTGCACCGAAGAAGGAGGCGAATGGTCATGAATAACCAGGGCGTACTGGGGATATTTTCATACGTTGACCTCACGGTCAACGCCGTAAAGAAGCTGAAAGAAGAGGGCTTTAAGACTATAAGGGTCTTCTCTCCCCTGCCTAACCACGAGATAGAAGACGTAATGGACGAGCCCGAAAGCATAGTGCGGTTCTTCACGCTTTTCGGCGCAATGCTCGGGGCCAGCTGCGGCGTAGGGTTCACTGTCCTTACGTCCATGGACTGGCCGCTGCCCGTGAGCGCAAAGCCGATCGTCTCGATACCGCCTTTTATCGTCATAATATTCGAGCTCACAATCCTTATGGGCGCGCTCTCGACGTTGATCGGCCTGCTGATAAATTCCAGGCTCAGGAGAAATGCCCCCGTCGATATGTATGACCCGAGATTCTCCGAAGACAAGTTCGGGATCATGGTTGCGTGCGACAAGGGCAACGTTGAAAAGGTGCAGGATATTCTGAATTCACACGGCGCAGAGGAAATCAAGGTCGACGGTATTTGAGCCGTGTCTCTCAGGAGGTAATGGGAGTGTTATTCAAAAAAATGAAATTTTATCTGCTGTTTTTTATCCTTTCGGGAGTATTGGGGGCGCCCGGCGCCCATGCGTTCCCGTGGGATTTCGATATGTGGATCCAGCCGTCGATACTGCCGTACGAGCAGCCGGTGCCTTATCCGCTCTGGTCGGTAACGACGACCGGTCTAAGGCTCGCACCGCGGCCCAGGGAGGATTTCGAATCCATGACGCAGAATCCTGTTCCCGCGACCGAAGAATCGCTCAAGAACGGAGAGCACTTATACAACACCTACTGTTTCGTCTGCCACGGTATGGAAGGGAAGGGCGACGGCCCCGTAATCAAGAGAGGCTTCTACCCAATGAACATCACCTCGGCGCCTGTAATCGCCAGGACGGACGGCTACATCTACGCCTACATCAGGTACGGCGGGAAGGTCATGATGCCGAGCTACCGCGAGAACATAACGGCCGAAGGCGCGTGGGACGTGGTCAACTATGTAAGGAAGCTCCAGGGTAACCCTCCGGCTCAGGCGCAGCCCCCGGCAGCCCCGGAAGAGGCGGCACGGCAGGAAGCCGCACCCGAAGAACCGACACCGGAACCGGCGGCGCCGGAAGAGACGGCGCCGAA belongs to Thermodesulfobacteriota bacterium and includes:
- a CDS encoding DUF3341 domain-containing protein, with the protein product MNNQGVLGIFSYVDLTVNAVKKLKEEGFKTIRVFSPLPNHEIEDVMDEPESIVRFFTLFGAMLGASCGVGFTVLTSMDWPLPVSAKPIVSIPPFIVIIFELTILMGALSTLIGLLINSRLRRNAPVDMYDPRFSEDKFGIMVACDKGNVEKVQDILNSHGAEEIKVDGI
- a CDS encoding c-type cytochrome, encoding MKFYLLFFILSGVLGAPGAHAFPWDFDMWIQPSILPYEQPVPYPLWSVTTTGLRLAPRPREDFESMTQNPVPATEESLKNGEHLYNTYCFVCHGMEGKGDGPVIKRGFYPMNITSAPVIARTDGYIYAYIRYGGKVMMPSYRENITAEGAWDVVNYVRKLQGNPPAQAQPPAAPEEAARQEAAPEEPTPEPAAPEETAPNDTSSEETNTEQESAQ